A window of Pirellulales bacterium contains these coding sequences:
- the ybeY gene encoding rRNA maturation RNase YbeY, with protein MFAIEINNRQSHVDADLERMRAAVAALLEEEGLESAAINIALVDDRAIHDLNRRFLDHDEATDVLSFLLDDSAGLEGDVVASAETALRSAARFGWPADDELLLYVVHGTLHLIGYDDRDAAAQGEMRSREKHYLAALGIQVKHDEPPMEQAGRVGLWSE; from the coding sequence ATGTTTGCCATCGAAATCAACAACCGGCAGTCGCACGTCGATGCCGACCTCGAGCGGATGCGAGCTGCCGTTGCGGCCCTGCTGGAAGAAGAGGGCCTTGAAAGCGCCGCGATCAATATCGCTCTGGTCGATGACCGAGCCATTCACGATCTCAACCGGCGATTTCTCGACCACGACGAAGCGACCGACGTGCTCAGTTTCTTGTTGGACGACTCTGCCGGCCTCGAAGGGGATGTCGTCGCCAGCGCGGAAACGGCCCTTCGCTCGGCAGCCCGATTCGGCTGGCCGGCCGACGACGAACTGTTGCTCTACGTCGTTCACGGAACTTTGCATTTGATCGGATACGACGATCGGGATGCTGCCGCGCAAGGCGAGATGCGGAGCCGCGAAAAGCATTATCTCGCGGCCCTCGGCATCCAGGTGAAACACGACGAGCCGCCGATGGAACAGGCCGGTCGCGTCGGCCTATGGAGCGAATGA
- a CDS encoding hemolysin family protein, whose translation MILWFLGTLVCLAIASYAAVGVRCLRRFSRARLDELCRQEHTRPLFSQIVEQRDRATLGAESLQVLATLAVIVSGVAWTRSLAAASTGAEWLESVEAIVGGVVVLWFALVWLPTSVARLWADSFVLHSWSLWKAAAVLLAPSVWGAELLCKLFRRLSGRKVERVTEESLEEEILTIVSEGEREGLLEEDAREMIEGVIELGDVTVARIMTPRTDMVSMHVDLPWDDVIQLAITAGHTRIPAYNSSPDDIVGILHSKDLLVELAKPDTHARQPWQELLRKPFFVPETKPVDELLQEFQRSRNHIAVVLDEFGGVSGIVTIEDALEEIVGEISDEHDVADSDGITRLGEHAAEALARVRIHELNERLGLSLPEDEHFDTIGGFVFHELGRIPNVGEELIWQDVRIKVLEATRRRIDRVSIQILNRPTQPTA comes from the coding sequence GTGATACTGTGGTTTCTGGGCACGCTCGTTTGTTTGGCGATCGCGTCTTATGCGGCCGTCGGCGTTCGCTGCTTGCGCCGCTTCAGCCGGGCCCGGCTGGACGAACTTTGCCGCCAGGAGCACACGCGGCCGCTGTTCAGCCAGATCGTCGAGCAGCGAGACCGGGCCACCCTCGGCGCCGAAAGTTTGCAAGTGCTCGCCACGCTGGCCGTGATCGTGTCGGGCGTGGCCTGGACGCGGTCGCTTGCGGCCGCTTCGACAGGAGCGGAGTGGCTGGAATCCGTGGAAGCGATCGTCGGCGGAGTCGTCGTCTTGTGGTTTGCGTTGGTATGGTTGCCGACGAGCGTGGCCCGGCTGTGGGCCGACTCGTTCGTGCTGCATAGTTGGTCGCTATGGAAGGCCGCGGCGGTGCTGCTGGCGCCGTCGGTTTGGGGCGCGGAACTGCTTTGCAAGTTGTTTCGCCGCCTGTCGGGCCGAAAGGTGGAGCGGGTGACTGAAGAATCGCTGGAAGAGGAAATTCTCACCATCGTCAGCGAAGGGGAACGCGAAGGGCTCTTGGAAGAAGATGCCCGCGAAATGATCGAAGGCGTGATCGAGCTGGGCGACGTCACCGTGGCCCGGATCATGACCCCCCGAACCGACATGGTTTCGATGCACGTCGATCTCCCCTGGGACGACGTGATCCAACTGGCGATCACCGCCGGCCACACGCGTATCCCCGCCTACAACAGCAGTCCCGACGATATTGTCGGCATCTTGCACTCGAAAGACTTGCTGGTCGAACTGGCGAAGCCCGACACGCACGCGCGGCAGCCCTGGCAAGAATTGCTCCGCAAGCCGTTTTTTGTTCCCGAGACGAAACCGGTCGACGAGCTCTTGCAAGAATTTCAGCGTAGCCGCAATCACATTGCCGTGGTGCTGGATGAATTCGGCGGCGTGTCGGGAATCGTGACGATCGAAGACGCGCTCGAAGAAATTGTCGGCGAAATTTCCGATGAGCACGACGTTGCCGATAGCGACGGCATCACGCGACTCGGCGAACATGCGGCCGAGGCGCTTGCCCGGGTGCGAATTCACGAATTGAACGAGCGGCTCGGTCTCTCGCTTCCCGAAGACGAGCATTTCGACACGATCGGCGGCTTTGTATTCCACGAACTGGGTCGAATTCCCAACGTCGGCGAAGAACTGATCTGGCAGGATGTGCGCATCAAGGTGCTCGAAGCGACGCGGCGGCGGATCGACCGCGTGTCGATCCAAATCTTGAATCGCCCGACCCAGCCGACGGCATAG